From the genome of Mesorhizobium japonicum MAFF 303099, one region includes:
- a CDS encoding LysR family transcriptional regulator, producing the protein MAALRNPAAGSNDYNETPGDGGTLLRSGLSLRHMRMIVALDDHGRVSAAAQVMNISQPAASRMIAEMEAVLEVKLCDRLPRGITLTPYGKALARRGRSILLEMREVDREISELKAGKGGSVFLGAVTAPAIELAVPAIREIRRIYPRIEITMQVETSNVLARELIASRHDFIIARIPDDLNPRLFESRVIGVEKACLIVRRGHPLTSGSVVRLEDTAAYDWVFQSGGSPLRQAMESNFLNRNIALPDRILNTSSLLLTLVMVAQSDAIAPVSVQVAKFIQNPDGLAGAIDVVQTEFDIEVRPYSLITVRNRALSPAAKMLHDFILREVG; encoded by the coding sequence ATGGCGGCGTTACGGAATCCGGCTGCGGGTTCAAATGATTACAACGAGACCCCAGGCGATGGCGGAACCCTGCTGCGCAGCGGCCTCAGCCTGCGTCATATGCGCATGATCGTCGCGCTCGACGATCACGGTCGGGTGAGCGCGGCGGCGCAGGTCATGAACATTTCGCAGCCGGCGGCATCGCGCATGATTGCCGAGATGGAGGCGGTGCTCGAGGTCAAGCTGTGCGACAGGCTGCCGCGCGGCATCACGCTGACGCCCTATGGCAAGGCGCTGGCAAGGCGTGGGCGTTCGATCCTGCTGGAAATGCGCGAGGTCGATCGCGAGATTTCCGAGCTCAAGGCGGGCAAGGGCGGTTCCGTATTTCTTGGTGCCGTGACGGCGCCGGCGATCGAGCTGGCGGTGCCGGCGATCCGCGAAATCCGCCGCATCTATCCACGCATCGAGATCACCATGCAGGTCGAGACCTCGAATGTGCTGGCGCGCGAACTGATCGCCTCGCGCCACGATTTCATCATCGCGCGCATCCCCGACGATCTCAATCCGCGGCTGTTCGAATCGCGTGTCATCGGCGTCGAGAAAGCCTGCCTGATCGTGCGTCGTGGCCACCCGCTGACCAGCGGCAGCGTGGTGCGGCTCGAAGACACTGCCGCCTATGACTGGGTTTTCCAGTCGGGCGGCTCGCCTTTGCGTCAGGCGATGGAGAGCAATTTCCTCAACCGCAACATCGCGCTGCCGGACCGGATCCTCAACACCAGTTCGCTGCTCCTGACGCTGGTCATGGTCGCGCAGTCCGACGCCATCGCGCCGGTCTCGGTGCAGGTGGCGAAATTCATCCAGAATCCCGACGGACTCGCCGGCGCTATCGATGTCGTCCAGACCGAGTTCGACATCGAGGTAAGGCCTTACAGCCTGATCACGGTCAGGAACCGCGCGCTGTCGCCGGCCGCCAAGATGCTGCACGATTTCATCCTGCGCGAAGTGGGGTGA
- a CDS encoding FkbM family methyltransferase, which translates to MFAFPSSFFEMWLRWHGYRKYKRRSRHSLNRACFKLISLMRRLPTNSLIIDAGANVGDVTAYFLGKGMRVIAFEPDPTALAILQKRFSGNDKVTIENKAVGAKAGHAPFFQTAAVRKGAIYQTEWSSLDRRDVHDDAITSVEVVDLVAYINALPQKVSILKLDIEGTEAEVLEAILDAGVETKIDLIVAETHERFSPELATRISALKERIAARRISNVELGWR; encoded by the coding sequence ATGTTTGCGTTTCCAAGCAGCTTTTTTGAGATGTGGTTGAGATGGCATGGTTACAGGAAATACAAGCGCCGTAGCCGCCACTCGCTCAATCGGGCGTGCTTCAAGCTCATATCTCTGATGCGGCGCCTTCCCACCAATTCTCTCATTATCGATGCGGGTGCCAATGTCGGCGATGTAACGGCATATTTTCTAGGCAAGGGAATGCGAGTGATCGCATTTGAGCCGGATCCGACAGCGCTGGCGATTCTTCAAAAAAGGTTCTCCGGCAACGACAAGGTGACCATCGAAAACAAGGCAGTCGGCGCGAAAGCCGGCCACGCACCTTTCTTTCAAACCGCAGCCGTCAGAAAAGGTGCCATCTATCAAACAGAATGGTCATCGCTTGATCGGCGCGACGTGCACGATGATGCCATAACGAGCGTCGAAGTTGTCGACCTCGTGGCCTACATCAATGCACTGCCGCAGAAGGTCTCCATCCTTAAACTTGACATCGAAGGAACAGAGGCTGAGGTGTTGGAGGCTATTCTTGATGCTGGGGTTGAGACAAAGATCGACCTGATCGTCGCCGAGACACACGAGCGCTTTTCGCCAGAATTGGCGACGAGGATAAGCGCGTTAAAAGAGCGGATTGCGGCAAGGCGCATAAGCAACGTCGAACTCGGATGGCGCTGA